The following proteins are co-located in the Eubalaena glacialis isolate mEubGla1 chromosome 14, mEubGla1.1.hap2.+ XY, whole genome shotgun sequence genome:
- the LOC133104936 gene encoding thioredoxin-like, with the protein MVKQIERKYAFQEALNNAGEKLLVVDFSATWCGTCEMIKPFFHSLSEKYSNVVFLKVDVDDCQDVASECEVKCMAIFPFFKKEQKVGEFSGVNKENLEATINELISSCFLKT; encoded by the coding sequence ATGGTGAAGCAGATTGAGAGAAAGTATGCTTTTCAGGAGgccttgaacaatgcaggagaGAAACTCCTAGTAGTCGACTTCTCAGCCACATGGTGTGGGACTTGCGAAATGATCAAgcctttctttcattctctctctgaaAAGTATTCCAACGTGGTGTTTCTCAAAGTAGATGTGGATGACTGTCAGGATGTTGCTTCAGAGTGTGAAGTCAAATGCATGGCAATCTTCccgttttttaaaaaggaacagaaagtgGGTGAATTTTCTGGCGTCAATAAGGAAAACCTTGAAGCCACCATTAATGAATTAATCTCATCATGTTTTCTGAAGACATGA